In a single window of the Bacteroides acidifaciens genome:
- the rodA gene encoding rod shape-determining protein RodA, with product MVTRNDSLWKTLDWVTICIYLLLIVGGWFSVCGASYDYGERDFLDFSTRAGKQFVWIICSFGLGFVLLMLEDRMYDMFAYIIYIGMILLLIVTIFIAPDTKGSRSWLVMGPVSLQPAEFAKFATALALAKYMNAYSFSIKKEKCALILGLIILLPMMLIIGQRETGSALVYLAFFLVLYREGMPGVVLFAGVCAVIYFVVGIRFDEVFIADTPTPLGEFIVLLLVLLFAGGMVWVYRKRAVPTRNIIGGSLGVLLIAYLISEYWVHFSLVWVQWGLCAVVVGYLIYLALSERQRTYFLIALFTIGSIGFLYSSNYVFDNVLEPHQQIRIKVVLGLEEDLTGAGYNVNQSKIAIGSGGLTGKGFLNGTQTKLKYVPEQDTDFIFCTVGEEQGFVGSAAVLIAFLILILRLIFLSERQPSTFGRVYGYSVVSIFLFHLFINVGMVLGLTPVIGIPLPFFSYGGSSLWGFTILLFIFLRLDAGRGRRL from the coding sequence ATGGTAACGAGGAACGATAGTTTGTGGAAAACGTTGGACTGGGTAACGATTTGCATTTACCTGCTCCTGATTGTCGGCGGATGGTTTAGCGTCTGCGGAGCGAGCTATGACTATGGCGAACGCGACTTCCTCGACTTCTCTACCCGTGCCGGAAAACAGTTCGTATGGATTATCTGTTCGTTCGGGTTAGGCTTTGTATTGCTGATGTTGGAAGACCGGATGTATGATATGTTCGCGTATATTATATATATAGGGATGATTCTCTTGCTTATCGTCACTATCTTTATTGCGCCGGACACAAAAGGTTCGCGTTCCTGGCTCGTAATGGGGCCTGTCAGCCTTCAACCCGCCGAATTTGCCAAATTCGCTACAGCCTTGGCGTTGGCAAAATACATGAACGCCTACTCATTCAGCATCAAGAAGGAAAAGTGTGCTTTGATTCTTGGATTGATTATTCTTCTTCCGATGATGCTGATTATCGGTCAGCGGGAAACTGGTTCCGCGTTGGTATATCTCGCCTTTTTCCTGGTTCTCTACCGGGAAGGAATGCCGGGTGTGGTACTCTTTGCCGGAGTATGCGCGGTGATTTATTTTGTGGTCGGCATCCGTTTTGACGAAGTGTTTATAGCCGATACTCCCACGCCATTGGGAGAATTCATTGTATTGCTCCTAGTCTTATTATTTGCCGGAGGCATGGTATGGGTATATCGTAAGAGAGCCGTGCCTACCCGCAACATCATTGGCGGAAGCCTGGGAGTATTATTAATCGCCTATCTGATATCCGAATACTGGGTACATTTCAGCTTGGTTTGGGTACAATGGGGGCTTTGTGCGGTTGTGGTAGGTTATTTGATTTATCTGGCATTAAGTGAGCGGCAACGCACCTATTTTTTGATAGCCTTGTTCACCATCGGCTCCATCGGATTCCTGTATTCCAGTAACTATGTCTTTGACAATGTATTGGAACCTCATCAGCAAATCCGTATCAAGGTAGTATTGGGCTTGGAAGAAGATTTGACGGGTGCGGGATATAATGTGAACCAATCCAAGATTGCCATCGGTTCCGGCGGGTTGACTGGAAAAGGTTTCCTGAATGGCACGCAAACCAAATTGAAATATGTGCCCGAACAAGACACCGACTTCATCTTCTGTACGGTAGGAGAGGAGCAAGGCTTTGTCGGTTCGGCTGCCGTCCTGATAGCTTTCCTTATTCTGATTTTGCGGTTGATATTCCTGTCCGAACGACAACCCTCTACTTTCGGGCGAGTCTATGGCTACTCAGTCGTCAGCATTTTTCTCTTTCACCTATTTATTAATGTCGGCATGGTGCTGGGATTGACTCCGGTTATCGGTATCCCGTTACCGTTCTTCAGTTACGGCGGGTCTTCTTTGTGGGGCTTTACGATATTGCTGTTTATTTTCCTGCGTTTGGATGCAGGGCGGGGAAGAAGGCTTTAG
- the gldH gene encoding gliding motility lipoprotein GldH codes for MKSLLRNSLFCLFTACLAACNNENTVYHSYQSLPNKGWGKSDTLSFHIPVTDSIPTTFRLFAEVRNRTDYPYHDLHLFISQNMPDSTVWRTDTIAISLADSTGRWTGKGWGSVYQAETFVKSIRPLHPGNYTIKVMSGMKDEKLQGMNDIGIRIEKQHIED; via the coding sequence ATGAAAAGCCTTCTCAGGAATAGTTTATTTTGTTTGTTCACAGCCTGTTTAGCAGCCTGTAACAACGAAAATACAGTGTATCACTCTTACCAATCCCTTCCCAATAAAGGATGGGGAAAGAGTGATACGCTCTCTTTCCATATTCCTGTCACTGATAGTATTCCTACCACTTTCCGGTTATTCGCGGAAGTCCGTAACAGGACAGATTATCCTTATCATGACTTGCACTTATTCATTTCTCAGAATATGCCGGATTCTACGGTGTGGCGTACCGATACTATCGCCATCAGCCTTGCCGATTCCACAGGCAGATGGACAGGGAAAGGATGGGGAAGCGTTTATCAGGCAGAAACATTCGTCAAATCCATACGTCCTTTACATCCGGGCAATTATACCATTAAGGTAATGAGCGGAATGAAAGACGAGAAATTGCAAGGAATGAATGACATAGGAATACGGATTGAGAAACAACACATAGAGGATTAA